The proteins below are encoded in one region of Nitrospira sp.:
- the erpA gene encoding iron-sulfur cluster insertion protein ErpA — translation MITVTDVAANKIKELIVEEQDAVGLRIYVRGGGCHGYQYGMAFESKVGEDDTVIEKNGIQVIFDPQSAPLLTGAEVDYIDSVQGSGFSVKNPQAKTTCGCGSSFSA, via the coding sequence ATGATTACAGTGACGGATGTCGCGGCGAACAAGATCAAAGAATTGATCGTGGAAGAACAGGATGCCGTGGGGTTGAGAATCTACGTGCGTGGTGGAGGATGCCACGGGTATCAATACGGGATGGCCTTCGAGTCCAAGGTAGGAGAGGACGACACCGTCATCGAAAAGAACGGGATCCAGGTGATCTTCGACCCACAAAGTGCCCCATTGTTGACCGGAGCAGAAGTGGACTATATCGACAGCGTGCAGGGCTCTGGATTTTCCGTGAAGAACCCGCAGGCCAAGACCACGTGTGGATGTGGAAGTTCGTTCAGCGCCTAA
- a CDS encoding ferredoxin, translating into MPRVTFQHPEGLSGDVPTDTSLLEAAEQLGFPLPHDCGGNASCTTCRVEILSGAECLTEIDFEEQDLLDREAFTESWHRLGCQARVRGDVVVRVPLHKFERPASEEGTSLEGDASVRSDSVASGSVKRP; encoded by the coding sequence ATGCCGCGCGTCACCTTTCAGCACCCAGAAGGCCTGAGCGGCGATGTGCCCACGGATACGTCGCTGTTGGAGGCCGCCGAGCAGTTGGGATTCCCGCTTCCTCACGATTGCGGGGGGAATGCCTCGTGTACGACGTGCCGGGTGGAGATTCTTTCCGGTGCGGAGTGTCTGACGGAGATCGATTTCGAAGAGCAGGACCTGCTCGACCGCGAGGCGTTCACCGAGTCATGGCACCGGCTTGGCTGCCAGGCCCGGGTACGGGGGGATGTCGTCGTGCGCGTCCCGTTGCACAAATTCGAGCGCCCGGCAAGTGAGGAGGGGACGAGCCTGGAAGGGGATGCATCTGTCCGTTCGGATTCGGTGGCATCAGGGTCGGTGAAACGTCCATAG
- the mdh gene encoding malate dehydrogenase has translation MAKPKITVVGAGNVGGTVAQRLAERNGYDVVLVDIVEGVPQGKALDLMQAGAIYGHDSYVTGTNSYDATAGSSVAVITSGIARKPGMSRDELLATNAKVVQSVVREVLARSPQAFLVLVTNPLDAMVHVAMKTSGLPRQRVIGMAGVLDSARFRHFLAEELGVSSVEVHAMVLGGHGDTMVPLLRYTTVAGRPITELLPKERLEALVKRTQNGGAEIVNYLKTGSAYYAPSASAVEMVEAIVNDHKRILPCAVRCEGEYGLREIVGVPVQLGAGGAERVMEFDLSHEEKAALTTSARAVRELCEAVDRVMG, from the coding sequence ATGGCAAAACCGAAGATCACAGTAGTTGGGGCTGGAAATGTCGGCGGAACGGTGGCCCAGCGGCTGGCCGAACGGAATGGATACGACGTCGTGCTGGTCGACATCGTCGAAGGCGTGCCGCAGGGAAAGGCCCTGGACTTGATGCAGGCCGGAGCGATCTATGGGCACGATTCCTATGTCACGGGAACTAACTCGTACGATGCGACTGCCGGATCGTCCGTGGCTGTGATCACCAGCGGAATTGCGCGCAAGCCGGGCATGAGCCGCGACGAGTTGCTGGCAACCAACGCAAAAGTCGTTCAAAGTGTGGTCCGCGAGGTCTTGGCTCGGTCACCTCAGGCGTTCCTCGTCCTGGTGACCAATCCTCTCGACGCCATGGTGCACGTGGCGATGAAGACGAGCGGCTTACCGCGCCAGCGTGTGATCGGCATGGCCGGCGTCCTGGACTCCGCCCGGTTCCGCCACTTTCTCGCCGAGGAACTAGGCGTCTCGAGTGTTGAGGTACACGCCATGGTGCTGGGCGGGCATGGGGATACGATGGTGCCGTTGTTACGGTATACGACCGTGGCCGGGCGTCCGATCACGGAGCTGCTTCCAAAAGAGCGGCTCGAAGCACTGGTCAAGCGCACGCAAAACGGTGGAGCGGAGATCGTCAATTACTTGAAGACGGGCAGCGCCTACTATGCGCCGTCGGCCTCGGCCGTGGAAATGGTCGAAGCGATCGTGAACGATCACAAACGGATCCTCCCCTGCGCTGTCCGGTGCGAGGGAGAATACGGACTCCGCGAGATTGTCGGCGTGCCGGTGCAATTGGGCGCCGGCGGGGCCGAGCGGGTGATGGAATTCGATTTGTCTCACGAAGAAAAAGCGGCGCTCACCACGTCGGCTCGCGCGGTGCGAGAGCTGTGCGAGGCCGTGGATCGCGTGATGGGCTAG